Below is a window of Immundisolibacter sp. DNA.
AGCCAGGACACGGTCGGCTGCCAGGACGGATCGGTCACGGCCCGCGCGCGCAGGTGCCAATGCGACACCGCCCCGGCCGGAAACACCAGCAGCGCGCCGCCGCCTTTGAGCCAAGCCAGCGCCTGGCGCAGCGGCACGTGATTGCGGCGCGCCGCCGCCGGGCCGGCGAACGGATCGACATGGATCAGCAGCGAATCGAGTTCCGGCACCCGCCCCAGCAGGTGATTGGCGAGGATGCGCAGGTCCGGCCGCCGCTGGCGCAGCGCCTGCGCCAGGGCCATACCCTCCACGCCGCCGAAGGGATGATTCGCCACCACCACCAGCGGCCCGCTGCCGGGCACCTGGGCCAGGCGCTGCGGGTCCAGCTCGCAGCGCACGCCGAGCGTGGCCAAGGCGGTGTCCAGAAAATCGCCGGCCGCCGGCGCGCGCCGGGCGCGCTGGTACATGCCATTCAGGCGCGACAGGCCGGTCAGGCGGTTGGCGGCGGCCAGCAGCGGTTGTGTGAGAAGACCGGCAAAACCCGGCAGACGGGGCAGCAACAGGGCCGGTTCGGGCATGGCGTCGAAGAGTCCCGTGGCGCTTTCCGATCGAAAGCGCCGCGCATGCTGGAACCTGCCCGTGACCGGCCGTTGACGGATCGGTGACGAAACCGCGACACCCGGGCCGTCGGCACGCTGCGTGCTAGCATCCAGGCGGTTTTTGAACCGTCACAATCCCGTCCGAGGACCGCCCATGTCCGCCCCCGCAGCGCGGCGCAATTACCGCTATTTCGACCTGGTGATGGCGGCCTTCGTGACAGTGCTGCTGTGCGCCAATCTGATCGGCGTGAGCAAGGTCACCACAGTCGGCGGGCTCACGTTCAGCGCCGGCAACCTGTTCTTTCCGCTCAGTTATCTGTTCGGCGACGTGCTGACCGAGGTCTACGGCTACGCCCGCTCGCGGCGCGTGGTGTGGGCCGGCTTCGGCGCGCTGGCCTTCGCCGCCGTGATGAGCGCGGTGGTGGTGCACCTGCCGCCTGCCGAGGGCTGGACCGGTCAGGCGGTGATCGAGGCGGCCTTTGGTGCCACATGGCGCATCGCGCTGGCATCGCTGCTTGGCTACTGGTGCGGCGAGATCCTGAATTCCTTCACCCTGGCGCGCATGAAGGTGCTGACCCGCGGGCGGTACCTGTGGACGCGCACCATCGGCTCGACCATGGTCGGCGAGGCCGCCGACACGCTGGTGTTCTACCCGCTGGCCTTCTACGGCGTGTGGGACACGCACATCCTGCTCAACGTGATGGCTGCCAATTACTGCATCAAGGTCAGCTGGGAAATCCTCGCCACGCCGTTGACTTACCGGGTGGTGAACGCCCTCAAGCGCGCCGAGCAGGAGGATTATTTCGACGACAAGACCGACTTCAACCCGTTCACGTTGAAGGTGTGAACCGCGCCCCCGGCGTCGGGCCTGCGGCGCCCAAGGAAAGCGGCGCGGCTTCTACCTGTGCGCAGCGCGCGGGCCGGAGATCGCCCGGCGCAGCCGGGCTCCTACAATTTTTTCGATGGTCAGCCGCTTTGGCCTCTGCCGGCGGCATGTTGCCGATGGGCGCCGGCAACCGTCGGTGATTGAACCGGTCCACCCATTCCAGCGTTGACCAAGGGGCACCGGGGGCGCCGAGCGTCACCTCAATGCCGCGCTGGCTCGTACTCCGGCACCCAGCGCTGCAGCGCCGCCCGCACCTGTTCGTCCGCCACCGGCCCCGGCTGCGCCAGCCACTGCGCCAGCTCGTCCAGAAAACCCGCCGCCACCGGCCGCGAGCGGGCAATGCGCAGCTTGGGGTGCGGCGTCTCGCGCGTCTGCTCGGCGTCCGCCAGCAACTCCTCGTAGAGCTTCTCGCCCGGCCGCAGGCCGGAGAACTCGATGCGGATCTGGTCCTCGGTGTAGCCGGACAGGCGGATCATGTTGCGCGCCAGGTCGACGATCTTCACCGGCTCGCCCATGTCGAGCACGAAGATTTCGCCGCCCTGGCCCATAGCCGCCGCCTGCAGCACCAGCTGCGCCGCCTCGGGGATGGACATGAAGTAGCGGTTGATGTCGGGGTGGGTCACC
It encodes the following:
- a CDS encoding queuosine precursor transporter, producing the protein MSAPAARRNYRYFDLVMAAFVTVLLCANLIGVSKVTTVGGLTFSAGNLFFPLSYLFGDVLTEVYGYARSRRVVWAGFGALAFAAVMSAVVVHLPPAEGWTGQAVIEAAFGATWRIALASLLGYWCGEILNSFTLARMKVLTRGRYLWTRTIGSTMVGEAADTLVFYPLAFYGVWDTHILLNVMAANYCIKVSWEILATPLTYRVVNALKRAEQEDYFDDKTDFNPFTLKV